From the Tribolium castaneum strain GA2 chromosome 2, icTriCast1.1, whole genome shotgun sequence genome, one window contains:
- the LOC100141671 gene encoding zinc finger protein 678 translates to MCPSCNNETNTKCPKIFRPWDTSSSTQSKPEKPGFRPVDPGHFLPPYSDPAILETLATGYALEEYARVLNQEHQVKILNARKQRPKKYKCPHCDVGFSNNGQLKGHIRIHTGERPFKCDEKDCGKTFTRNEELTRHKRIHSGLRPFPCTHCGKRFGRKDHLKKHSRTHFQPRGVYAVPVMLPFDAWASATYPYVPPMYGF, encoded by the exons ATGTGCCCTTCCTGCAATAACGAAACCAACACTAAGTGCCCTAAAATATTCAGGCCATGGGATACCTCCTCCTCAACGCAATCGAAACCAGAAAAACCTGGATTTAGGCCAGTCGATCCTGGACATTTTTTACCGCCATACAGCGACCCCGCAATTTTGGAAACCCTCGCCACCGGCTATGCCTTGGAGGAGTACGCCAGAGTGCTCAATCAAGAGCACcaagtgaaaattttgaatgctCGGAAACAACGACCGAAGAAGTACAAGTGTCCGCATTGCGAcgtcggattttcaaacaacGGACAACTCAAAGGACACATTAGGATACACACAG GCGAACGTCCTTTCAAGTGCGACGAGAAGGATTGCGGGAAGACCTTTACGAGAAACGAGGAATTGACGCGTCACAAAAGGATACACAGCGGACTTCGTCCCTTTCCTTGTACCCATTGTGGCAAGCGATTCGGGAGAAAGGATCACCTTAAGAAGCACTCCAGGACGCATTTTCAGCCAAGAGGAGTGTACGCTGTGCCCGTTATGCTCCCGTTCGACGCTTGGGCCTCTGCGACCTACCCCTACGTGCCCCCCATGTACGGGTTCTGA